From one Dermacentor silvarum isolate Dsil-2018 chromosome 3, BIME_Dsil_1.4, whole genome shotgun sequence genomic stretch:
- the LOC125944416 gene encoding basic salivary proline-rich protein 1-like, protein MKRPQLVLFGLLFCLLAPSSSSESSTSDNSAVEGSLHRVPLSALQTSESVAYHVPANPPSITNGGGGSGGGGGGGGSHHSIYQPQTTVSPNRRFPAIAMLFPTTLTPFSSHNSSPSYVHHHLRGESSSVGASKYHSAEQYEPVPPPRRPQVVTQYGGSELSRPLRREPQHIYGSLSKAQSPYSYAQGSPLDIVEKRPQEVSYEVPPPVVPDTPPRYLYERPLIDHERPTHARPLTSMVDGPQYSDHGRPERPPQMQQQQQQQQSAPQSLPQQQTTLYGSPKFTSSSQLRSGGQYPQLVTEKPAPSAPQPPPSYVRPIKYASSGSPSQSPSSSSGGSSSVNGGNGGSSGVAADEVYGVQPSAYHHRGGGGSRQEMSQHQQPESRVPDQEEPPQPQPSRKLHPQAEASPMYARYPKNSQENTRLEDSPSAEKQTPSYQNYPVGLYGSGGSDGGRNTRRRYNLVYIPVDVLKKLLTEAGYRRKK, encoded by the exons ATGAAG CGACCACAGCTGGTTCTGTTCGGCCTTCTCTTCTGCCTGCTGGCCCCGTCCAGCAGCTCCGAGTCGAGCACATCGGACAACAGCGCGGTCGAAGGATCCCTGCACCGGGTCCCGCTCTCGGCGCTGCAGACCTCCGAGTCCGTCGCGTACCACGTGCCGGCCAACCCACCTAGCATCACCAACGGCGGAGGCGGCtccgggggcggcggcggcggcggcggctcgcaCCACTCCATCTACCAGCCCCAGACGACCGTGTCGCCGAACCGGAGGTTCCCGGCCATCGCCATGCTGTTCCCGACGACGCTCACCCCGTTTTCGTCGCACAACTCGTCGCCTTCGTACGTCCACCACCATCTCCGAGGCGAGTCCTCGTCGGTGGGCGCTTCCAAGTACCACAGCGCGGAGCAATACGAGCCAGTGCCTCCGCCGCGGCGACCCCAGGTCGTGACCCAGTACGGCGGCAGCgagctgtcgcgaccgctgcgcCGCGAGCCGCAGCACATCTACGGCTCGCTGTCCAAGGCCCAGTCTCCGTACAGCTACGCTCAAGGAAGCCCGCTCGACATTGTCGAAAAGAGGCCGCAGGAAGTCAGCTACGAAGTGCCTCCGCCGGTCGTGCCGGACACGCCCCCGCGCTACCTGTACGAGCGCCCGCTCATCGACCACGAACGCCCGACGCACGCGCGCCCGCTCACCTCCATGGTGGACGGACCCCAGTACTCGGACCACGGTAGGCCGGAACGGCCCCCGcagatgcagcagcagcagcaacagcagcagtcgGCGCCGCAATCCCTCCCGCAGCAGCAGACCACCCTGTACGGCTCGCCCAAGTTCACCAGCTCTTCGCAGCTCCGGTCCGGCGGTCAGTACCCGCAGCTGGTCACCGAGAAACCGGCGCCCTCGGCCCCGCAGCCGCCGCCGAGCTACGTCAGGCCCATCAAGTACGCCAGCAGCGGGTCGCCGTCCCAGTCGCCGTCTTCGTCGAGTGGTGGTTCGAGcagcgtcaacggcggcaacggCGGATCGAGCGGCGTAGCAGCGGACGAGGTCTACGGAGTGCAGCCGTCGGCGTACCACCACAGGGGCGGCGGGGGTTCCAGGCAGGAGATGTCGCAGCACCAGCAGCCCGAGTCCCGCGTTCCGGACCAGGAGGAACCGCCGCAACCGCAGCCGTCCCGCAAGTTGCATCCGCAGGCGGAAGCTAGTCCCATGTACGCCCGCTACCCCAAGAACTCTCAGGAGAACACCCGGCTGGAGGACTCTCCGTCGGCCGAGAAGCAGACCCCGTCGTACCAGAACTACCCGGTGGGCCTGTACGGCTCCGGAGGATCGGACGGAGGCCGAAACACGAGGCGGCGGTACAACCTGGTCTACATCCCCGTCGACGTCCTCAAGAAGCTCCTCACTGAGGCGGGCTACAGGAGGAAGAAGTAG